The Castanea sativa cultivar Marrone di Chiusa Pesio chromosome 11, ASM4071231v1 genome contains a region encoding:
- the LOC142617105 gene encoding cationic amino acid transporter 9, chloroplastic has translation MGGGKGSNRYSRISSYSSSSSSSSSTTTAPPYKTTSSSTSSSTWWSNFCSSALRTKPQVSPSANSVRVVGDGLVRRLGLLDLVLIGVGASIGAGIFVVTGTVARDVGPGVTISFALAGAVCVLNALCYAELASRFPALVGGAYMYTYTAFNELTAFLVFAQLMLDYHIGAASIARSLASYVVTILELFPIFKGMPNWIGNGEEFLGGTLSINILAPILLVLLTLILCRGVGESSALNSFMTVLKIIIVIIVVFVGAFEVDVSNWSPFAPNGVKSILTGATVVFFAYVGFDAVANSAEESKRPQRDLPIGIMGSLLICIALYIGVCLVITGMVPYKFLGEDAPLAEAFTSKGLKYVSVLISIGAVAGLTTTLLVGLYVQSRLYLGLGRDGLLPALFAKVHPKRHTPIHSQVWVGIVASVLAGLFNVHVLSHILSVGTLTGYSVVSACVITLRWNDKTASQVLSSSWLEGVICLITVACCGFGAGLLYRVSASFIFLIVAVVVASIASLALNSYQDYADPPGFSCPWVPTLPALCIFLNMFLFAQLHYEGWVRFVILSIITIGVYAFYGQYHADPRTEETFVYQRAPLEPIEEA, from the exons ATGGGAGGAGGTAAAGGGAGCAACAGATATTCTAGgatttcttcttattcttcttcttcatcttcatcttcttctactACTACTGCTCCTCCTTATAAAACGACGTCGTCTTCTACGTCTTCGTCTACGTGGTGGTCTAATTTCTGCTCCTCGGCGCTCAGAACAAAGCCGCAGGTTTCTCCGTCGGCAAACTCCGTTCGTGTCGTAGGCGACGGACTCGTCCGGCGACTCGGCTTGCTCGACCTCGTTCTCATCGGCGTCGGAGCTTCCATCGGCGCCGGCATCTTCGTCGTCACCGGCACCGTCGCTCGCGACGTTGGCCCTG GAGTTACAATTAGTTTTGCACTAGCTGGAGCAGTGTGTGTGTTAAATGCGCTCTGTTATGCTGAGTTAGCTTCTCGTTTTCCTGCTCTTGTTGGGGGAGCATACATGTATACCTACACAGCCTTCAATGAACTTACTGCTTTTCTTGTATTTGCACAACTAATGCTTGACTATCATATTGGGGCAGCTAGCATAGCTCGAAGCTTAGCAAGCTATGTAGTTACAATTCTAGAACTTTTTCCCATTTTCAAAGGTATGCCAAACTGGATTGGAAATGGTGAAGAGTTTCTAGGAGGAACTCTATCTATCAACATATTAGCTCCAATTCTGCTAGTGCTTCTTACTCTAATTCTTTGCCGGGGTGTTGGAGAATCCTCTGCTTTGAACTCATTCATGACTGTGCTAAAG ATCatcattgttattattgttgtctTTGTCGGTGCTTTTGAGGTGGATGTTTCAAATTGGTCTCCTTTTGCTCCAAATGGTGTTAAATCAATTCTGACTGGAGCTACTGTAGTATTCTTTGCATATGTTGGATTTGATGCAGTTGCTAATTCAGCTGAAGAATCAAAGAGACCACAG CGGGATTTGCCAATAGGCATCATGGGAAGCCTTCTCATATGTATTGCATTATATATTGGTGTCTGTTTAGTGATAACTGGAATGGTACCTTACAAGTTCCTCGGGGAAGATGCTCCTTTGGCAGAAGCTTTTACATCCAAGGGCTTGAAATATGTTTCAGTTCTGATCAGCATAGGTGCCGTCGCTGGACTTACAACAACCCTTCTAGTTGGTCTTTATGTTCAG TCTCGGTTATATCTTGGGCTTGGAAGGGACGGCTTACTACCTGCATTATTCGCTAAAGTACACCCAAAGCGCCACACTCCTATTCATTCTCAGGTCTGGGTTGGTATTGTTGCTAGTGTTTTGGCAGGGCTATTTAATGTGCATGTGCTCTCACACATTCTTTCGGTTGGCACGTTG ACAGGCTATTCTGTTGTCTCAGCATGCGTTATAACTCTTCGCTGGAATGATAAGACAGCAAGTCAAGTGTTATCTTCATCTTGGCTGGAAGGTGTCATCTGCCTCATCACAGTTGCCTGTTGTGGTTTTGGTGCTGGACTATTGTACCGTGTCAGTGCTTCATTTATCTTTCTGATTGTCGCTGTAGTTGTAGCAAGTATTGCTTCTCTTGCTCTCAATTCTTACCAA GATTATGCAGATCCACCAGGGTTTTCTTGTCCTTGGGTTCCTACTTTACCAGCTCTTTGCATCTTCTtgaacatgtttttatttgctCAG TTACACTATGAAGGATGGGTGAGATTCGTCATCCTTAGCATTATTACAATTGGTGTTTATGCATTTTATGGGCAGTATCACGCTGATCCGAGGACAGAAGAGACATTTGTCTATCAAAGGGCCCCTTTAGAACCTATAGAAGAGGCTTGA